A single window of Chitinophaga sp. XS-30 DNA harbors:
- a CDS encoding SUMF1/EgtB/PvdO family nonheme iron enzyme, whose product MRRLTSLSLILGTGVLMMSMSACKNGGLFGKKKESSSATGWAYNDPKMGGFSVAKSKDQFTGPGLVFVQGGTFAMGATEQDVMGDWNNIPRRITVSSFYIDESEVSNINYREYLYWLSRMYGESFPEVYRNALPDSLVWRSELAYNEPLVEYYFRHPAYNNYPVVGVTWKQATDYAKWRSNRVNEKLLMDAGLLSQADIMNQADDNTFDSKSYMAGLYEGTPGKLSKSTRKQFSNADGSPRGAQFEDGIMLPAYRLPTEAEWEYAALGYIGQNPNPSKKEGKRGEELIMNKQIYSWGTNNSGLRDIRRGNWQGQFLANFKRGSGDNMGMAGGLNDRASIPAPVQSYFPNTFGIYNMSGNVSEWVQDVYRPLTTIDGDDFNYFRGNKFQTVYQNAEKEFEKDSLGALKMRDVTDEESASRLNYQKGDVINYLDGDSLSLVEYGYGITSLVNDKSRVIKGGSWNDRAYWLSPGTRRFMQEDMATNTVGFRCAMDRVGSPEGNKFKTGQIFKKQRQKR is encoded by the coding sequence ATGCGCAGATTAACCTCCTTATCCTTGATCCTGGGCACCGGCGTATTGATGATGTCGATGTCGGCCTGTAAGAACGGTGGGCTTTTTGGAAAGAAGAAGGAATCTTCTTCAGCCACCGGATGGGCGTATAACGACCCTAAAATGGGTGGTTTTTCCGTTGCCAAGAGCAAAGACCAGTTCACTGGTCCGGGCCTGGTATTCGTTCAGGGCGGTACTTTCGCCATGGGCGCTACCGAGCAGGACGTGATGGGCGACTGGAATAACATTCCCCGCCGTATCACGGTTTCATCATTTTATATCGATGAAAGCGAAGTATCCAACATCAATTACCGTGAATACCTGTACTGGCTGAGCCGGATGTACGGCGAATCATTCCCCGAAGTGTACCGCAATGCGTTGCCGGACAGCCTGGTATGGCGTAGCGAACTGGCTTACAATGAGCCGCTGGTGGAATATTATTTCCGCCACCCTGCATATAACAATTATCCGGTGGTGGGTGTGACCTGGAAACAGGCGACCGACTATGCCAAATGGCGTTCCAACCGCGTGAACGAGAAATTGCTGATGGATGCCGGCCTTCTTTCGCAGGCAGATATCATGAACCAGGCGGATGACAATACTTTTGATTCCAAGTCTTATATGGCCGGCCTGTACGAAGGTACACCGGGTAAATTGAGCAAAAGCACCCGCAAGCAGTTCAGTAATGCTGACGGTTCTCCCCGCGGCGCACAGTTTGAGGACGGCATCATGCTGCCCGCCTACCGGTTGCCCACTGAAGCGGAATGGGAATATGCCGCATTAGGATATATCGGCCAGAACCCGAACCCCTCCAAAAAGGAAGGTAAACGCGGTGAAGAGCTGATCATGAACAAACAGATCTATTCCTGGGGTACGAACAACAGCGGCCTCCGCGATATCCGCCGCGGTAACTGGCAGGGCCAGTTCCTGGCGAACTTCAAACGCGGTTCAGGTGACAACATGGGTATGGCAGGCGGCCTGAATGACCGTGCGTCTATCCCCGCTCCTGTTCAATCTTACTTCCCGAACACTTTTGGTATCTATAACATGTCAGGTAACGTGAGCGAATGGGTACAGGATGTGTACAGACCGCTGACCACTATCGATGGCGATGATTTCAACTACTTCCGCGGTAACAAATTCCAGACGGTATATCAGAATGCCGAGAAAGAATTTGAAAAAGACAGCCTTGGTGCGTTGAAAATGCGTGATGTGACCGATGAGGAATCCGCCAGCCGCCTGAACTATCAGAAAGGCGACGTGATCAACTACCTGGATGGTGACTCCCTTTCCCTGGTGGAATATGGTTATGGTATCACTTCACTGGTGAACGACAAATCCCGTGTGATCAAAGGGGGTAGCTGGAACGACCGTGCTTACTGGCTGTCTCCCGGTACACGCCGTTTCATGCAGGAAGATATGGCGACCAATACCGTAGGGTTCCGTTGCGCGATGGACCGTGTGGGCAGCCCTGAAGGTAACAAGTTCAAAACCGGGCAGATATTCAAGAAACAGCGTCAGAAGAGATAA
- a CDS encoding M23 family metallopeptidase, which produces MKRSIVFLLLLPQFMQAQQLPEKHYPKGYFRNPMNIPIELAGNFGELRPNHFHSGIDIKTQQRENLPVHAAAEGFVSRVGISHLGFGNVLYIDHPNGYTTVYAHLNRFYPKLEAYITSKQYEQESWATNITLPAGLFPVKKGEFIAWSGNTGGSGGPHVHFEIRDTKTEKPVNPMLFGFSIPDTRKPEISRIVVYDRNKSLYEQTPKVVTVKATKGGYVASTPVVKVATDKVSLGLSAIDRQSNSPNPNGIYEAMLIEDGEINCGFQLDNIGYDETRYLNAHIDYKMRKGGGPYVQLLFSLPGNNLGVYHEVVGNGIVDLSDKQPHPVTLRVTDAYGNASDVKLTLQQSGDVVETPVCTNAMYPGSRNIFENSEVEFFLEEGSLYDDICFRYQEIPNSKAYSNTFRLHTALVPVHHSFSLRIMPKRTVQPELQDKMVIVRKGFGEGISAAVYEDGWYKGTFRDLGDFYLTADTISPRITPLGGIRSGANLSKASRIAFSMSDASGIKSYRAELDGKWLMFSRRGNVLSYKFDEHCPPGNHKLTLKVTDIVDNETTYILTFKR; this is translated from the coding sequence ATGAAAAGATCGATCGTTTTTTTGCTGCTGCTTCCGCAGTTCATGCAAGCCCAGCAATTGCCGGAAAAGCACTACCCGAAAGGATATTTCAGAAACCCGATGAATATACCGATAGAGCTGGCCGGTAATTTTGGCGAGCTGCGCCCGAACCATTTTCATTCGGGTATAGACATCAAGACGCAGCAGCGCGAGAACCTTCCGGTGCATGCTGCAGCGGAGGGATTTGTAAGCAGGGTGGGCATTTCCCATCTCGGTTTTGGAAATGTGCTGTATATCGATCACCCGAACGGATATACGACCGTGTATGCGCATCTGAACAGATTTTATCCCAAACTCGAAGCATATATCACCAGCAAGCAATATGAGCAGGAAAGCTGGGCAACGAATATTACGCTGCCTGCGGGACTTTTTCCCGTGAAAAAGGGGGAATTTATTGCCTGGAGCGGAAATACCGGCGGTTCCGGCGGGCCGCATGTGCATTTCGAGATCAGGGATACCAAAACCGAAAAACCGGTCAATCCCATGCTTTTCGGGTTCAGCATTCCCGATACGCGCAAACCCGAAATATCCCGCATTGTGGTGTACGACCGGAACAAAAGCCTGTATGAGCAGACTCCCAAAGTAGTGACCGTCAAAGCCACAAAAGGAGGGTATGTAGCCAGCACGCCCGTAGTGAAAGTGGCGACGGACAAGGTGAGCCTGGGCCTGAGCGCCATCGACCGGCAGAGCAATTCCCCGAACCCCAACGGGATATATGAAGCTATGCTGATAGAGGATGGAGAGATCAACTGCGGATTTCAGCTGGATAATATCGGGTATGATGAAACCCGTTATCTCAATGCCCATATCGATTATAAAATGAGGAAAGGCGGCGGGCCTTATGTACAGCTGTTGTTCTCCCTGCCCGGCAATAACCTGGGAGTGTACCATGAGGTCGTGGGCAACGGCATTGTTGATCTGTCTGACAAGCAACCCCATCCCGTGACGCTGCGGGTGACGGATGCTTACGGTAATGCCTCCGATGTAAAACTGACCCTGCAGCAGTCAGGGGATGTGGTAGAGACCCCGGTTTGTACGAATGCCATGTATCCCGGTTCGCGGAATATATTCGAGAACAGCGAGGTGGAATTTTTCCTGGAAGAAGGTTCCCTGTATGACGATATATGTTTCCGCTACCAGGAAATTCCCAACAGCAAGGCCTACTCCAACACCTTCCGGCTGCATACCGCCCTGGTACCGGTGCATCACAGCTTCAGCCTGCGCATCATGCCAAAACGCACGGTGCAGCCCGAATTGCAGGATAAAATGGTGATCGTACGCAAAGGGTTTGGAGAGGGCATTTCCGCTGCAGTGTATGAAGACGGCTGGTATAAAGGCACTTTCCGCGATCTTGGCGATTTTTATCTGACGGCGGACACCATATCTCCGAGGATCACCCCACTGGGAGGGATCAGGTCAGGCGCAAACCTTTCCAAAGCCAGCCGGATCGCTTTTTCCATGAGCGATGCCAGCGGCATCAAGTCCTACCGCGCGGAGCTGGACGGTAAATGGCTGATGTTCTCCCGCCGGGGCAATGTGTTATCCTACAAATTCGATGAACACTGCCCGCCCGGGAATCACAAGCTGACGCTGAAGGTGACCGATATTGTAGATAATGAAACCACTTATATATTGACTTTTAAAAGATAG